One window from the genome of Musa acuminata AAA Group cultivar baxijiao chromosome BXJ1-4, Cavendish_Baxijiao_AAA, whole genome shotgun sequence encodes:
- the LOC135670496 gene encoding probable inorganic phosphate transporter 1-8 → MARGQLQVLGALDLAKTQLYHFTAIVIAGMGFFTDAYDLFCISLVTKLLGRIYYFDPNSKSPGTLPPNVSAAVTGVAFCGTLSGQLFFGWLGDKLGRKKVYGMTLMLMVICSIASGLSFGHTAKGVIATLCFFRFWLGFGIGGDYPLSATIMSEYANKKTRGAFIAAVFAMQGFGILTGGIVAIIISAAFKGRFDSPAYKDDPAGSTVPEADYIWRTILMLGALPAALTYYWRMKMPETARYTALVAKNAKQAASDMSKVLQVDIAEEQEKVEQMTMKEANNFGLFSREFARRHGIHLVGTTTTWFLLDIAFYSQNLFQKDIFTSIGWLPDAKTMNAIEEVFRIARAQTLIALCGTVPGYWFTVALIDTVGRFAIQLMGFFFMTVFMLGLAIPYHHWTTKGNHIGFVIMYGLTFFFANFGPNSTTFIVPAEIFPARLRSTCHGISAAAGKAGAIVGAFGFLYAAQSKDADKRDKGYPAGIGVRNALFVLAASNLLGLIFTFLVPESKGKSLEEISGENEDEDQIDSAAVYNRTVPV, encoded by the coding sequence ATGGCCAGAGGTCAGCTCCAAGTGCTCGGGGCACTCGACCTTGCCAAGACGCAGTTGTATCACTTCACGGCCATCGTCATTGCTGGCATGGGCTTCTTCACCGACGCCTACGATCTCTTCTGCATCTCCCTCGTCACGAAGCTCCTTGGCCGCATCTATTACTTCGACCCCAACTCGAAATCGCCCGGGACGCTCCCGCCCAACGTGTCCGCTGCCGTCACCGGCGTGGCTTTCTGTGGTACCCTCTCTGGCCAGCTCTTCTTCGGGTGGCTCGGCGACAAGCTCGGCCGCAAGAAGGTGTATGGCATGACGCTCATGCTCATGGTCATCTGCTCCATCGCGTCCGGTCTCTCCTTCGGTCACACTGCCAAGGGTGTCATTGCCACCCTCTGCTTCTTCCGCTTCTGGCTCGGCTTTGGCATCGGCGGCGATTACCCGCTCTCCGCCACCATCATGTCGGAGTACGCCAACAAGAAGACCCGTGGCGCCTTCATCGCAGCCGTCTTCGCTATGCAGGGCTTCGGCATCCTCACAGGCGGCATCGTCGCCATCATCATCTCCGCCGCCTTCAAGGGACGCTTCGACTCGCCGGCCTACAAGGACGACCCAGCCGGCTCCACCGTCCCGGAGGCCGACTACATCTGGCGCACAATTCTCATGCTGGGCGCCCTCCCGGCTGCCTTGACCTACTACTGGCGGATGAAGATGCCGGAGACCGCGCGGTACACTGCTCTTGTTGCCAAGAACGCGAAACAGGCGGCCTCCGACATGTCGAAGGTACTCCAGGTGGATATCGCCGAGGAGCAAGAGAAGGTCGAGCAGATGACCATGAAGGAGGCCAACAACTTCGGCCTCTTCTCCAGAGAGTTCGCCCGCCGCCACGGCATCCACCTCGTCGGCACCACCACCACGTGGTTCCTCCTCGACATCGCCTTCTACAGCCAGAACCTGTTCCAGAAGGACATCTTCACCTCCATCGGGTGGTTACCGGACGCGAAAACCATGAACGCTATCGAAGAGGTGTTCCGGATCGCTCGGGCGCAGACCCTCATCGCCCTCTGCGGCACCGTGCCAGGATACTGGTTCACCGTGGCCTTAATCGACACCGTGGGCCGGTTCGCCATCCAGCTCATGGGTTTCTTCTTCATGACCGTCTTCATGCTCGGCCTTGCCATCCCCTACCACCACTGGACGACCAAGGGCAACCACATCGGCTTCGTCATCATGTACGGCTTAACCTTCTTCTTCGCCAACTTCGGGCCCAACAGCACCACTTTCATCGTCCCGGCGGAGATCTTCCCCGCACGGCTGCGGTCCACCTGCCACGGCATCTCGGCGGCCGCGGGCAAGGCCGGGGCCATCGTGGGCGCCTTCGGGTTCCTCTACGCGGCTCAGAGCAAGGACGCCGACAAGAGGGACAAGGGCTACCCGGCCGGCATCGGCGTCCGAAACGCGCTCTTCGTGCTTGCGGCGTCCAATCTTCTGGGCCTGATCTTTACCTTCTTAGTGCCTGAATCGAAGGGCAAGTCACTCGAGGAAATCTCTGGCGAGAACGAAGACGAGGACCAGATAGACTCCGCTGCTGTTTACAACAGGACGGTCCCTGTTTAG
- the LOC135670512 gene encoding cell division cycle protein 48 homolog — protein MANEGGASSSDPKGKKDYSTAILEKKKAPNRLIVDEATNDDNSVVSMNPETMEKLQLFRGDTILLKGKKRRDTICIALADDTCDEPKIRMNKVVRSNLRVRLGDVVSVHQCQNVKYGKRVHILPIDDTIEGVTGNLFDAYLKPYFLEAYRPVRKGDLFLVRGGMRSVEFKVIETDPAEYCIVSPDTEIFCEGEPVKREDEDRLDEVGYDDVGGVRKQMAQIRELVELPLRHPQLFKSIGVKPPKGILLYGPPGSGKTLIARAVANETGAFFFCINGPEIMSKLAGESESNLRKAFEEAEKNAPSIIFIDEIDSIAPKREKTNGEVERRIVSQLLTLMDGLKSRSHVIVIGATNRPNSIDPALRRFGRFDREIDIGVPDEVGRLEVLRIHTKNMKLSEDVDLERIAKDTHGYVGADLAALCTEAALQCIREKMDIIDLEDESIDAEILNSMAVTNEHFKTALGSSNPSALRETVVEVPNVSWDDIGGLDNVKRELQETVQYPVEHPEKFEKFGMSPSKGVLFYGPPGCGKTLLAKAIANECQANFISVKGPELLTMWFGESEANVREIFDKARQSAPCVLFFDELDSIATQRGSSVGDAGGAADRVLNQLLTEMDGMNAKKTVFIIGATNRPDIIDPALLRPGRLDQLIYIPLPDEASRHQIFKACLRKSPVSKDVDLRALAKYTQGFSGADITEICQRACKYAIRENIEKDIERERKKSENPEAMEEDEADEVAEIKAAHFEESMKFARRSVSDADIRKYQAFAQTLQQSRGFGSEFRFSERSEAAGGATGSDPFATSAAAADDDDLYS, from the exons ATGGCGAACGAGGGCGGGGCTTCCTCTTCCGATCC CAAGGGTAAGAAAGATTATAGCACGGCAATCCTTGAGAAGAAGAAGGCGCCTAACCGTTTGATCGTGGATGAGGCGACCAACGATGATAACTCGGTGGTGTCGATGAATCCCGAGACGATGGAGAAGCTGCAACTCTTTCGCGGCGACACCATACTCTTGAAG ggaaagaaaagaagggatACCATCTGTATTGCTCTAGCTGATGATACATGCGATGAGCCAAAAATCAGGATGAATAAGGTTGTCCGATCAAACCTCAGGGTAAGGCTTGGGGATGTTGTATCGGTCCATCAATGTCAAAACGTCAAGTATGGGAAGCGTGTTCACATACTGCCAATTGATGACACGATTGAAGGAGTCACAGGAAATCTTTTTGATGCATATTTAAAGC CATATTTTTTGGAGGCATATCGTCCCGTTAGAAAAGGGGATCTTTTCCTTGTCAGGGGAGGTATGAGGAGTGTTGAATTTAAGGTCATAGAAACAGATCCTGCAGAGTACTGTATTGTTTCTCCTGACACGGAGATTTTCTGTGAGGGAGAGCCTGTAAAAAGGGAGGATGAGGATAGGCTTGATGAGGTGGGTTACGATGATGTTGGAGGTGTCCGAAAACAGATGGCTCAAATAAGAGAGCTGGTGGAGTTACCTCTTAGACACCCACAATTGTTCAAGTCGATTGGTGTCAAGCCACCAAAAGGTATTTTGTTGTATGGACCACCTGGTTCTGGGAAGACATTGATAGCTAGAGCTGTTGCAAATGAGACAGGAGCGTTCTTCTTTTGCATTAATGGCCCAGAGATTATGTCAAAGCTAGCTGGTGAAAGTGAGAGCAATTTGAGAAAAGCTTTTGAAGAAGCAGAGAAAAATGCACCATCAATTATATTTATTGACGAGATTGATTCCATTGCTCCTAAGAGGGAAAAGACTAATGGGGAAGTTGAGAGGCGTATAGTATCTCAGCTTCTGACGTTGATGGATGGACTAAAATCTCGTTCTCATGTAATTGTTATTGGGGCTACAAACAGGCCAAACAGTATTGATCCAGCTCTGAGAAGATTTGGAAGGTTTGACAGGGAAATTGACATTGGAGTCCCAGATGAAGTTGGGCGCTTGGAGGTTCTTCGGATCCATACCAAGAACATGAAGCTATCTGAAGAT GTTGATTTGGAAAGGATTGCTAAGGACACTCATGGATACGTAGGGGCTGACCTTGCTGCTTTATGCACTGAAGCTGCTCTCCAGTGTATACGTGAAAAGATGGACATAATTGATCTAGAGGATGAATCTATTGATGCTGAGATTCTTAACTCTATGGCTGTAACAAATGAACATTTTAAGACTGCCCTTGGCTCAAGCAATCCATCTGCTCTCCGTGAAACT GTCGTTGAAGTGCCAAATGTTTCCTGGGATGATATTGGTGGATTGGACAATGTCAAGAGGGAACTGCAAGAG ACTGTACAATATCCCGTTGAGCATCCTGAAAAGTTTGAGAAGTTTGGGATGTCACCCTCCAAGGGAGTCTTGTTTTATGGACCGCCTGGTTGTGGAAAGACCTTATTAGCTAAGGCAATTGCTAATGAATGCCAAGCAAACTTCATCAGTGTTAAGGGTCCTGAATTGCTGACAATGTGGTTCGGTGAGAGTGAAGCAAACGTACGTGAAATCTTTGATAAGGCCCGTCAATCTGCACCATGTGTGCTCTTTTTTGATGAGCTTGACTCCATTGCAACCCAG aGAGGCAGCAGTGTCGGTGATGCAGGAGGTGCGGCTGATAGGGTTCTCAATCAGCTGCTGACAGAGATGGATGGCATGAACGCAAAGAAAACTGTCTTTATTATCGGGGCAACCAACAGGCCTGACATCATAGATCCTGCTTTACTTCGCCCAGGCCGTCTGGACCAATTGATTTATATTCCTTTACCAGACGAGGCCTCTCGTCACCAAATATTCAAAGCTTGCCTGAGAAAGTCTCCTGTATCGAAAGATGTTGACCTGAGGGCTCTTGCCAAGTACACTCAAGGATTTAGTGGTGCCGATATTACAGAAATTTGCCAACGTGCGTGCAAGTATGCCATTAGAGAAAACATTGAAAAG GATATtgaaagagagaggaagaagagtgaaAATCCCGAGGCGATGGAGGAAGACGAGGCTGATGAAGTAGCAGAGATCAAGGCTGCTCATTTTGAGGAATCGATGAAGTTTGCCCGCAGGAGTGTGAGTGACGCAGACATTCGCAAGTACCAGGCATTTGCACAGACGTTGCAGCAGTCGAGGGGGTTCGGAAGCGAGTTCCGCTTTTCTGAGCGTTCCGAAGCTGCAGGTGGCGCCACAGGATCAGACCCTTTTGCGACGTCAGCTGCTGCTGCCGACGATGATGATTTGTATTCTTAA
- the LOC135670664 gene encoding 14 kDa proline-rich protein DC2.15-like produces MASKASASAALFLALNLVFFALTSACGTTCTPATKPPPSSSHGKCPVDTLKLASCANVLNGLIKVGVGKLPKQPCECCTLLDGLVDLEAAVCLCTAIKANVLGIHLNLPINFSLLLNYCGKKAPTGFQCP; encoded by the coding sequence ATGGCATCCAAGGCCTCAGCATCGGCTGCCCTCTTCCTTGCTCTCAACCTTGTCTTCTTTGCACTCACCAGTGCTTGTGGCACCACTTGCACCCCCGCCACTAAGCCCCCACCGAGCTCTTCCCATGGCAAATGCCCCGTCGACACCCTCAAGCTGGCCTCCTGCGCCAACGTGCTCAATGGCCTGATCAAGGTCGGCGTCGGCAAGCTCCCGAAACAGCCGTGCGAGTGCTGCACTCTGCTCGATGGCCTCGTCGACCTCGAGGCCGCCGTGTGCCTTTGCACTGCTATCAAGGCCAATGTCCTTGGCATTCATCTCAACCTCCCCATCAActtcagccttctcctcaactacTGCGGTAAGAAGGCTCCCACCGGTTTCCAGTGCCCTTGA
- the LOC135670648 gene encoding 14 kDa proline-rich protein DC2.15-like, protein MAAKASASVGLFLVLNLLFLALTSGCGTCPAPTPKRPKPTPKPSYGKCPVDTLKMAACANVLNGLITVGDGEFPKQPCQCCSLIEGLFDFEAAVCICTALKANILGVNLNVPINLSLLVNYCGKKVPAEFQCP, encoded by the coding sequence ATGGCAGCGAAAGCTTCAGCGTCAGTTGGCCTCTTCCTCGTCCTCAACCTCCTCTTCCTTGCACTCACCAGTGGCTGCGGCACTTGCCCAGCACCGACTCCCAAGCGCCCCAAGCCCACACCAAAGCCTTCCTACGGCAAATGCCCTGTTGACACGCTTAAAATGGCCGCCTGCGCCAATGTGCTCAATGGCCTCATCACTGTCGGTGACGGTGAGTTCCCGAAGCAGCCATGCCAGTGCTGCTCCCTCATCGAAGGTCTCTTCGACTTCGAGGCCGCTGTGTGCATTTGCACCGCGCTTAAGGCCAATATCCTTGGCGTCAACCTCAACGTCCCCATCAACCTCAGCCTTCTCGTCAACTACTGTGGCAAGAAGGTCCCCGCTGAGTTCCAGTGCCCTTAG
- the LOC103982627 gene encoding 36.4 kDa proline-rich protein-like, translating into MHACLQRGLQKLLSPSSPPPPHPTSMASKTTTWLFLIVSMALPQAFACDSCSQPSLPWPPALRRPPRVLPPVEGGGGLPGASPPATCSLDHLKLGLCLDVLGGLVHLGAGNPAENVCCPVLHGLLELEAAVCLCTAIKLRILNLDIYIPLALQLLITCGKNPPSGSLCPLN; encoded by the coding sequence atgcatgcatgcttgcAGAGAGGCCTTCAAAAGCTCTTaagtccttcttctcctcctcctccacatccGACCTCCATGGCCTCCAAGACCACGACCTGGCTCTTCCTCATCGTCTCCATGGCGTTGCCGCAGGCATTCGCATGCGACTCGTGCTCCCAGCCGTCGCTCCCTTGGCCTCCTGCGCTGAGGAGACCGCCGAGGGTGCTGCCACCGGTGGAAGGTGGCGGTGGCCTTCCAGGGGCGTCGCCTCCGGCCACGTGCTCGTTGGATCATCTCAAGCTGGGGCTGTGCCTCGACGTGCTGGGAGGCCTGGTGCACCTGGGCGCCGGCAACCCGGCCGAGAACGTGTGCTGCCCGGTGCTGCATGGACTGCTGGAGCTGGAGGCTGCAGTGTGCCTTTGCACTGCCATTAAGCTGAGGATACTAAACCTCGACATCTATATACCACTGGCACTTCAGCTGCTCATTACCTGTGGGAAGAACCCTCCTTCTGGTTCTCTCTGTCCTCTTAATTAA
- the LOC103982624 gene encoding 14 kDa proline-rich protein DC2.15 isoform X3, with protein MASSSTALLLCLSLLFFTLVSSSYCPPPPMKPKPSPRPKPTPKPGMPSCPIDTVKLGACANVLGGLINLQIGTPPKKPCCSLIEGLADFEAALCLCTAIKANILGISLNVDVDLTLLLNYCGKKVPYGYLCA; from the coding sequence ATGGCTTCTTCCTCCACCGCTCTACTCCTCTGCCTCAGCCTCCTCTTCTTCACCTTGGTCTCCTCCAGCTACTGCCCGCCACCTCCGATGAAGCCCAAGCCTTCGCCCAGACCCAAACCTACTCCCAAACCCGGCATGCCTTCCTGTCCCATCGACACGGTCAAGCTGGGCGCCTGCGCCAACGTGCTCGGCGGCCTCATCAACCTCCAGATCGGCACCCCGCCCAAGAAACCCTGCTGCAGCCTCATCGAGGGCCTCGCCGACTTCGAAGCCGCCTTGTGCCTCTGCACCGCCATCAAGGCCAACATCTTGGGCATCAGCCTCAACGTCGACGTCGATCTCACCCTCCTCCTCAACTACTGCGGCAAGAAGGTCCCCTATGGCTACCTGTGCGCTTGA
- the LOC103982624 gene encoding uncharacterized protein LOC103982624 isoform X2, with the protein MRFGPLRRPRHPLGLCCPFTTIGFGRELDLSPRPYHYREARGVSVAMRRAGLLRVARFARRLERQSLQDTFRIRNLTVWQSVSSLVGTTRCSSNPCKSFELTRHSSWPVDCGVETCVQKQKPVQGEHIADQDRRVGSSVCQMAVVGLLWLLSMQGQVGL; encoded by the exons ATGCGGTTTGGCCCGTTGCGCCGCCCCCGCCATCCTCTCGGGCTCTG CTGCCCGTTTACAACGATCGGGTTCGGCCGAGAACTGGACCTATCGCCTCGCCCCTACCATTATCGGGAAG CACGAGGCGTTAGCGTGGCTATGCGAAGGGCTGGGCTTCTTCGCGTCGCTCGGTTTGCACGCCGTCTTGAACGACAAAGCCTCCAAGATACCTTTC GCATCAGAAATCTAACCGTATGGCAATCTGTATCGAGCTTGGTGGGAACCACAAGATGTTCCTCAAATCCCTGCAAGAGCTTCGAG TTAACTAGACATTCAAGTTGGCCCGTGGATTGCGGAGTTGAAACTTGTGTTCAGAAGCAAAAGCCGGTACAAGGG GAGCACATAGCAGATCAAGACAGAAGAGTAGGATCCAGTGTCTGTCAAATGGCTGTTGTTGGACTGCTCTGGTTGCTATCTATGCAAGGCCAGGTGGGCCTTTAA